In Ignavibacteriales bacterium, the sequence ACTCGAAGATGGATTCCGCGCTTCAAATAGCTTGGCTGAACGACACATCAGCGCACCAGCAATTTTTCGTAACCCAGACACGATTTCAGCTGGGAAATATTCCATTCATTTTAACTGTTGTGTGGGATGCAAAAAAGTTGAATACTATATTTGCCGAATTACCGCTCGGTGAAGGATATTCCGCAAGCATTCAAAGTGCATCATCGATACTGCTGCAAAATACATCCTCTTTCAAAACGAGTGAAGTACATGGTATGCCGGAAAGTGCGATATCGCTGCAAAGCGTACGACAGAATGAATCTCACTGGCAAGTGTTAACAAGTGCATTTCAAACTGTTCAGCTGTGGATGATCATTGCAGTTCCAGAAAAAAAGATACTCAAACCAGTGGAAGACTTATTGCTTTACTCCACTATTTCCATAACCGGTCTAGCGTTTATCATGTGTCTTGTTGGCTGGATACTTTGCCTCCAAATTAAACGTCCGATTGCTCGTCTTATCAAGGATGTGCAGCAGATCAACAATTTGGATTTCACGCAGACAATTCAGATTCCTGCAATGAAAGATTTACATGGTTTGGGTGAAGCGATTGAGTCGATGCGTCAGAAGCTGGAACAGCGCTATCAATCAAATAATGAATCACGTTTTGTGGACACCAACAAAGAACAAGACGGGAGTCCTGAAGGTACCGCGTAAAGTAACTTTCCGGATGAATTTATCTCTCCGATCGCTGTAAGCGGTCGGAGAGATTCATAAATCAATTCCTCTTCCAACTAATTCTATCGCCTTCCTTAATATCATACTTGTCGGTAAAACCAGCATTCACCTCAAGCACCAAGAGTGTCATCGCAGTGGCAGCGTACGATTGCTCGGAGAATGGCGTCGTATTCTTACAAATTGTAACAATCTCTCCACGCTTGTTGATGAAAATCATATCCAGTGGAAGAATGCAATTTTTCATCCAGAATGATGCCATTTGTTCCTCCTCGAACACGAAGAGCATTCCCTGACGTTCATCCATCACCGGACGTCCCATCATTCCTATCTCTCGTTTGTTATCGTCATCGGCAATTTCAATATCGATGGATACAATTGGCTTGTCATGACGATTCGTGATGGTACACTCGCCCTGCTTATTGAACATTGGGGCGATGGGTGATGTCGACTTATCGGTTCCTGTCTTTTTTGGCATAAAGATCATAATGAGTGCAATGGCAATGACTGCCCCAATAATTCCTATCAGCATTCGACGCCTTGATTTCGATGGAGTGTCATTGGGTTGATCTATGGAAATACTTTTCTTTGACATATTTTTCCATTCTGAGTGAAACAGTTTAAACTTATCGAATGCTTCCTGCTGCTTTCGGCACAAGCGTAAAGTGAGGTTCAATATCTATCGGAATAGATCCGAGTTTGTCGAGTCCCTTTTGCATCGCAGGACGGATAACGGCATATTTCTCAATCAACGCTTTTGCTTTTGTATACGATCCTTCTGCTTCAATCGTGAGTATTTCACCCGTTAATTTTTTCACGGCATTTTTTATTTTGAGATTGTCTATGCTGAATATTCCTGCCGCTTCATCAATCTTGATGGCACCTGCATCTGTCAGAAAGTTGAATTGGATTGCTACGCCCTTCCCATGCGCTTCGTTCACGCCGAACCGCACTGAACGAAACATACTGGCAAGAAATGTCGTGTACATTTCTTCTTCCATTTTCTTATCAAGAAGTCCTTTGTCGATAAGAAACTGAAGTGCGAAGAGTCCTGTTATATCAGCTTTTGCTTCCTCGATTGCAGAATACAACTCTTTCAATTCCTGCCGGACATTCGTTTCTTTTCCGTTCACCATAATATTATGCGGGCCGAGACCGTGCATCAGCTCGTGCGCAAGTATATGCGTGAAGAAAGCATCGAATGACAAATATTTCTGCTGTAACCGAGCAAGCACCATTTTAGAAATCGGCGTAAGCACCTTGTCGAATTTCGCCTCCTGCATATTTTTCAGCATCACGCGCTTTGAACCTTTTTCGCGGATCACCCGTTCGTCATTCGGTAAATTATACGCTGCTGTCTGCACTCCGCGATTGCCTTCGCCCGCCGTATAAATCACATCTACCACGCGAATGGGTGACAGAGCTGCAAGTTTTGGATTGCGATACTTCGCGTCAAACGGAAGATTGTTCTCAATATCCTGCAAATAGCTGCTGAACTTTGCCAGCTTCGCCGATTCGGCTTCATCGCGCAACGTGACAAACACTTCGAATGCTGCCTTATAATTGAACAACTCGTCCATATACGTTTCATACGGACCGATGGTGAGTTCAATCGGCGCATCAAGTTCCATCCATGCAACGTCACTTGCATAATAATCGTTACTGGCAAACGCATCTGCACGCGAAGTAAGATATTTCTTCAGGGTTACGTTTTCAGTCGATTGAGCGGCTTCCTTGAGAAGTTTTGCCGCAGGTTCCAGCCATTCACGGTACTCTTTACTGTATGGAATTGTCTGCATTCTTCCATCTTCCGCGCGCCGGACAACATAGAAAAAACCCGTTGCCTTCTCACGTTCACTTTCATGTAATCCTTCAATCCATTTGGAAAATTCCTGCTTCGTCATATCTTCCGGATAGTAATTCGCTCCGGCGGGTTTTTCTTTTGGCGCCCCATCTATAAATGGTGCATTATTATCCAACAGCGACCATGGACCCATATTTATTCGATAGTAATGGAGCAGTTCTTGTCCAGCTGTTGTGGAATCCTTTTCCAACTTCATCAGCATTTTTGCATTACCGCTCCAAACTTGATGAAAGAATATCGGATCCATTAATTGAGCCGCTTCAATGATTTTATTTAACGCTTTAACATCGCCGGGAGAAAGTTTTGTGATGTCAGCAGAAATTTCTGTTGGAGCAAAGCGGGCGATTTTCTGTTCGAGTGTCATTGCTGTTTTTATCTTGATCAATTCTTGTGCTTCACTCGCAACAAACGAAACTGCAAGCAAGATATTGAGTGTGATAAAGAAGATTGGATTTATCATAACTTTTCTTCATAGAGTTATTAATTCATAGTTTCTTATATTTATAACAATTTCAGAAATGGAGGCGGCAAAAGCAAGAAGGAAAATACGATTGAACAAAAAAGCTGGGAGAGAACGTTGAACTCTTTCCCAGCTTCTTGATATTTTAGAAATATCTTCTTTACGCTTTATCGCGGATGAATAATCGCTTCAGCTTCTTCTTAATGCCGCCGAGACCTTCTTCCAAAGATGCCAACAGAGTGCGAGTCAATTCAGTTTACTGTTACACTGCAAATCTATTTCAACAGCAACATCTTGCGTGTCTGCTGAAAATTACCAGCAATCAAGCGGTAGAAATATATTCCACTTGGAAGATCGCTCGCATGAAACGTAACCGTATAAGCTCCTGCCGGCCGCTGCTCGTTCACGAGCACGGCGACTTGCTGACCGAGCGAATTAAAGACGCGAAGGCTCACAAATTCTCCAAATGGGATTTCGTACGCGATCTGCGTCGTCGGATTGAACGGATTGGGATACGATTGCATAAGCTTAAATCTTTGCGGTACGTCTTCAGCTTTCTTTACGTTTGTAGGCTTACTTGGCTTACACTTTCCGGCACTGTCGGCGGCAAATATTGAGACAATTTCCTGCGAAGAGAGCGCACGGTTGAACAATTCAATCTCATCCAGAATTCCATTGAATTCGAATTGATCCGTGTACGATTGCCTGCCTATTGTTAACGGGCTCGTAGTAGTGAGTGAGCCTGAGCGTACTGTTGGATCTCCGAACTGTGTAGCCACACCGTCTTTATAAAACACAATCCCGTTGTTATTACTTCTCGAAACAGTTACGGCGACATGATGCCAGTTTCCGTCAGCAACAAAAACAAATGGGCTCCAGTTCGTAAAATAGGTCGGAGGCACACCATCAGCTAATTGCACAGTGAGGTAGCCGTAGTTGAGATAGAAGGAATATCCTTGATAAATGTACCCGTTTAGAGTTTGTTTATCAACAATGATCTTGAGATTTGTACTGTCGGATGTCTTAATCCACGCGTCGATGGAGAAATCACCAGTGCCGAAGTTGAGTTCAGAATGATCGGGCACTGCCACGTAATCATTTATTCCATCAAATTGTAATCCACCAGAAACTTTTGCTGGCACTGGTACAGGGCCGTTGATGTGCGTGCCGCTATTATTGAATCCTGCAAGATCAATCGATGTCGAGCCGGACGTTTCATCGAAGGGCCACCATGCAACCATTCCCGGCGGTGGTTCTACACAGCCAAGTGTGGGAACTAATTTGTTTCCGAAATTGAGGCTGTCGATATTTTGTCCACCCGTAAGCGTTACTGTGTAAGTGCCCGGTGTTGGTGGAGCCGTTTGCTGCCATCCGCTTTGGTTTGTCTCTGAGACAGTGTACGTCCCCCCGCCTTGCAAGTTATTGAAACAATAATTGCCATTTGCGTCTGTCGTGTCGGTTAAAGTCACATGTCCCGCCGCATTGTTGTACGACAAATTAATTATCCAACCCGGAAGTCCCGCCTCACCCGTGTCTCTTACACCATTGCCATTCAGATCATTAAATTTCATACCGCACATGGAACCGGTTTTTATAATTTCAGGTGCCGTAGTACCGCAAATAACAACATTATTGTGAATAGCAAAAGTAGGAGCCATAGCTATACCATGCAGAACCGGGTACATATAGATTCTTAAAGAAAAAGTCTGACCGCTCGCTACCGGCACATTTAAGCCCGAAACATTTAATGTAGACATAGTCAAGTTTAAGTAAACTAACGGAGTTGAATTCAATAAAATCTTGGTGAGCCAGCCGTTCGTTGAGTAATAAGCTTGAAAATTTAAAATGTTAAAGTTGGCAATGTTAGGATCATCACCATAATTAAATGAAACGTTAGTAACCGTAAAAGTATTTCCGCTATTAGGACTCGCATTAAACTGAATATAACGCAAAGGATCGAACGTAGGAGTAAGCGGAGGATCCGGAACCCAAGTTCCGCCCGTATTACCAACCCAAAGTTCTTGACCGTTGCTACTGTAGCCATAAATTGACATTAAATTTGCAGGGAACCCTGTGCTTAAAGTTGGCGAGCCTACACCCATAGACTCAGGCAGCCCCGTAATATTACCTACAACAGAAGTTACAGAAGTTGAATTCAATAGATCCCATGTGATGCATGACTCCGCAGGATTAAGTTTATTCCCGAAGTTGAGGCTGTCGATGTTCTGTCCATCCGCAAGTGTTACCGTGTAGGTGCCCGGAGTTGATGGGGTTGTTTGCTGCCATCCGCTTTGGTTTGTCTCTGAGACAGTGTACGTCCCTCCGCCCTGCAAACTGTTGAAACAATAATTGCCGTTTGCATCTGTCGTATCGACCAATGTCACATGTCCGGCCGCATTGCTGTACGACAAATTGATTAACCAACCCGGAAGGCCTGTCTCACCCGCGTCTTTCACACCGTTGCCATTGAGGTCGTTGAATTTCATACCGCAAAGAGAGCCGAGTGCAAGAGTGGTTGTACCATTAATAACAACATTATTGTGAATAGCAAAAGTAGGAGTGCCCGCATTACTATTTTGAACTGCGAAAGGATAGATCCTTAGAGAAAAAGTTGAACCGGCAGCTACTTGCACATTTACGTTTTGAGTAAATGTTGACATCGTTGTGTTGAGATATGCTAAACCAGCAGTCAGCAGCGTTCTGTTGTTCCAATTATCAGTTGAATAATAGACATTAGAATTCAAAATGTTAAAATTATACCCGGTTTGATTATCACCGTAGTTAAAAGAAACATTAGTGACAGTAAAACTATATCCACTTGCGGGTAAAGCATTAAACTGGATATAACGGCTAAGTTCTTCGGCACCTGCTATCCAGCCTGCGGTACCTTCCCACAGTCTTTGACCGTTGATATTATAGTCGAAAACACTCATTCCAAATTGGCCGGAACCCGGACTAATAGATTCAGCCGATCCCGTTACATTACCAAGATTAGAAGGAAATAATTGATTTGTATTATCAAGCGGCCAAGTAATAGAAGCTGGCTGAGCGAATGTGTTTGAGCTAAATAAAAAAATGGAGAGAATTGCAAACATTAAATAAAGCTTTTTCACATCAACCTCGTTAGTTTAATAAATCTGAGAAATAGGTTCATCAGCTCTATTTAATTGTCAATGGACTGACACTATACTAACAAGGATCTCCTGGTTTAAGTTGCGTCCATATCGAATAATCATGGATTGACACCACAATACCTAACAAACATAGGGTAGGAATGAAAATTAATTAGTATTTGAAGTTACGCAGAATGCAATAAAATATTGCCACGACCTTCAGGTCGTGGTTTTATTATCTCCCAAAAAATCTGGGCTTTAGCCAAAGCGATTCAAAATGTGGCTAAAGCCGATGCTGCTTTTTTATTATTTGTCCACGACGTAAACGTCGTGGCTATAAATCAAATTACTTTGCGTAACATCAGTTAGTATGTATTTTGGCCCCAAAGACAAGCAAACCAGTTCGTATGCTCAATAGAGACAAACAGTTTTGATCAACTATGAATGCCAAAGTAAGGAAGCGACACGGAAAGATGAAGGAAATCATGAAACGCTTTCTGGTAGTTTTGATAAAGGACTCTAAACCAAAAAAGATTAAGAGTCCAATATCCAAGCGTTAGTTCATAATTACTTGTTCCTTATGCTTTATCGCGGATGAATAACCGCTTCAGCTTCTTCTTAATGCCGCCGCGACCTTCCTCCATCGATGCCATCAGAGTACGCCAGTCACCTTCCGGTGCCGCATGCGTAGATGTTGAAGAAGATGTTTTTTTCACGAATCTTGGTTTCTCATCTGAAATTGCTTGTCGGCTTCTGTTATCATTCCGGTGATCACTCTGTTTAAATTCACTGTGTGGTTTGCCGGAATACTCTGAACGCCTTTGCTCACCGTGCGGTCGCGCCGTTGTCTCCGAGTGCCGCTGCTCACTATGTGGTCGTCCAGTGGATTCTGATCGCCGCTGATCAGTATGCGGTCGTTTTGTGAAATCTGATCGTCGTTGTTCACTACGTGGCCGTTCTGTAGACTCTGTCCGCCGCTCTTCACGATGTGGCCGTTCTGTGGACTCAGTGCGTCGCTGTTCACTATATGGCCGTCGTGAGGACTCTGTGCCGCGGTGCTCGCCGTGTGGCTTTCCGGAAGATTCTGAGTGGCGGCGTTCTCGATGATCATCTCTTCTGCCATGACCGCCATCGCGTCGTTCTCGCGGAAACTTTTCTTCGCTGTGTTTCCCCACAACGGGCGGCCTTTTTGCATAATCGAATCCGGGATACCGCTTCAACTCAAAATGTTTATCGGTAAAACGTTCGATGCTCTTCAGATATTTTTGTTCT encodes:
- a CDS encoding T9SS type A sorting domain-containing protein, which gives rise to MKKLYLMFAILSIFLFSSNTFAQPASITWPLDNTNQLFPSNLGNVTGSAESISPGSGQFGMSVFDYNINGQRLWEGTAGWIAGAEELSRYIQFNALPASGYSFTVTNVSFNYGDNQTGYNFNILNSNVYYSTDNWNNRTLLTAGLAYLNTTMSTFTQNVNVQVAAGSTFSLRIYPFAVQNSNAGTPTFAIHNNVVINGTTTLALGSLCGMKFNDLNGNGVKDAGETGLPGWLINLSYSNAAGHVTLVDTTDANGNYCFNSLQGGGTYTVSETNQSGWQQTTPSTPGTYTVTLADGQNIDSLNFGNKLNPAESCITWDLLNSTSVTSVVGNITGLPESMGVGSPTLSTGFPANLMSIYGYSSNGQELWVGNTGGTWVPDPPLTPTFDPLRYIQFNASPNSGNTFTVTNVSFNYGDDPNIANFNILNFQAYYSTNGWLTKILLNSTPLVYLNLTMSTLNVSGLNVPVASGQTFSLRIYMYPVLHGIAMAPTFAIHNNVVICGTTAPEIIKTGSMCGMKFNDLNGNGVRDTGEAGLPGWIINLSYNNAAGHVTLTDTTDANGNYCFNNLQGGGTYTVSETNQSGWQQTAPPTPGTYTVTLTGGQNIDSLNFGNKLVPTLGCVEPPPGMVAWWPFDETSGSTSIDLAGFNNSGTHINGPVPVPAKVSGGLQFDGINDYVAVPDHSELNFGTGDFSIDAWIKTSDSTNLKIIVDKQTLNGYIYQGYSFYLNYGYLTVQLADGVPPTYFTNWSPFVFVADGNWHHVAVTVSRSNNNGIVFYKDGVATQFGDPTVRSGSLTTTSPLTIGRQSYTDQFEFNGILDEIELFNRALSSQEIVSIFAADSAGKCKPSKPTNVKKAEDVPQRFKLMQSYPNPFNPTTQIAYEIPFGEFVSLRVFNSLGQQVAVLVNEQRPAGAYTVTFHASDLPSGIYFYRLIAGNFQQTRKMLLLK
- a CDS encoding DUF192 domain-containing protein, whose product is MSKKSISIDQPNDTPSKSRRRMLIGIIGAVIAIALIMIFMPKKTGTDKSTSPIAPMFNKQGECTITNRHDKPIVSIDIEIADDDNKREIGMMGRPVMDERQGMLFVFEEEQMASFWMKNCILPLDMIFINKRGEIVTICKNTTPFSEQSYAATAMTLLVLEVNAGFTDKYDIKEGDRISWKRN
- a CDS encoding peptidase is translated as MINPIFFITLNILLAVSFVASEAQELIKIKTAMTLEQKIARFAPTEISADITKLSPGDVKALNKIIEAAQLMDPIFFHQVWSGNAKMLMKLEKDSTTAGQELLHYYRINMGPWSLLDNNAPFIDGAPKEKPAGANYYPEDMTKQEFSKWIEGLHESEREKATGFFYVVRRAEDGRMQTIPYSKEYREWLEPAAKLLKEAAQSTENVTLKKYLTSRADAFASNDYYASDVAWMELDAPIELTIGPYETYMDELFNYKAAFEVFVTLRDEAESAKLAKFSSYLQDIENNLPFDAKYRNPKLAALSPIRVVDVIYTAGEGNRGVQTAAYNLPNDERVIREKGSKRVMLKNMQEAKFDKVLTPISKMVLARLQQKYLSFDAFFTHILAHELMHGLGPHNIMVNGKETNVRQELKELYSAIEEAKADITGLFALQFLIDKGLLDKKMEEEMYTTFLASMFRSVRFGVNEAHGKGVAIQFNFLTDAGAIKIDEAAGIFSIDNLKIKNAVKKLTGEILTIEAEGSYTKAKALIEKYAVIRPAMQKGLDKLGSIPIDIEPHFTLVPKAAGSIR